gggcacaacatatctcatgaaaacctttcatttatatttttagaaatacatgatttgcaagatagtaacatacatttccaagacttttcacactgaaccaattttgtcgagctgcgatcgagcggcggttgagacagtgttctatcaaaaaaactggacccatggaatttctcgaatgcgtcacttcaggtgcagccgcgtcaccggaagtgacgcggaatcagctgtgtcgacctgattatgcatactgcgcatgcgcagcacctgtatgatccctcgaccatggtgcgcatacacggatacgacggaaggggaatatactagtgcaccatactaatcggcacctttgcggCGTAAAAATGCCTGcgagttggtattgcttatttcacagagactcagaggtttctcgttacgttcgcgcgacacacctacacactgcagctgacacactgacgtgtcgcgacacacagtttggaaagctctgggctagagtgttggactgggagtcgggagatccgggttctagtccccacttggccatggaaagccactgggtgactttgggccagtcacatgctcttgagcccaacctacctcagagggttgttgttgtgagaataaaatggagaggaagaggattatgtacgctgccttgggttccttgccgggaaaaaaggcgggatataaatacagtaaataaataataaacactccTGGCAGGCGCTGGGTTGGGCAAGGCTTAGGCGGGGTGTTAGGTTTGTGCTTAAATCAGAGGCCGTGTTGACAgtgggtgatgggatttgtagttcatgAGAATTCTACCTTGGGGAGTTGATAAGAGGAGCCAGTTTTGAAATGAATACTTTCCACATTAAGTCCCTTGAAGGCCTGcctgtatttgggggggggggggggacgacgacaaacGCCCAACCGAAAAGCGCATGTTGGATGCGTCGTGGCCTTCTCTGTCCTGACCCTTCCCGGGCGTGGGGCTTGCCgtgactgccacgacacaggctctgaacaccaggcctggctgcggctgctccctgctcaagccaagcaccaccgcttgatacgcctgaggcaaaggataaagcccaccttcctccaaactatgtggagaagggttaaatggagaaggatttcaatatataaaataaaacactgtgagttatatgtgctgaggtgaatgattgtcagagtgggtgctgaatgtgtaaaccttagatgataaatgccaaacagacacgtgggatttttgtggtagtttaaaaacaaaacaatcaaaatttattttcaaaagtacacaaccTTTGTTTCAACTAAACCacttaaaaccctttttgaaacctgtcatacaatcctttcacacactcacatacgcgctttcctttttctcacacaatcaatcttgaactttctttattatcagtattgattaatatacttccactacgtgcacaccacaccctaaagacaccactcactacactgactctcaaatttcccagaacttaagtaccataaacacagagagcactacagactcttaagacagccttcctcaacctggggcgctccagatgtgttggactgcacctcccagaatgccccagccagtcgagctggctggggcattctgggagttgtagtccaacacatctggagtgccccaggttgaggaaggctgctctaagagtacctaacaagtctcccacaatcccctcagtccttcccttatatatgactcctccccctccccagacattctaactccgcccactcaggccaacattctaaaaaccacagccttccaaaccgcagacatacatttgggaactgacttgtggggtgtaacgccacagtgacctCCAAGCCCTGGGCCTTCCAGCAGTGCTGTGATTGGGAATGAAATATTCCAGGTATTAACATTCTCTCTGGGTGTCTCCCACTTTTCACTTTTGAGGAATTGGAGGAGGGTCCGGCTGACCCGCCGAAGACCGACGCAGAGGGGGCTAAAACGGAGGAGGACAGCAGCAGTGAGGAATTGCTGATcgaagatacaaaagaggaggaGCGCGAGACCACTGACGAGGTACTGGGTTCTAGTCTCGGGGGTTTCACGCAAACCGCAAGACTGGCTGAAGCAGTCATAGCTGTGGAAGCAGATTTCCGTTCCAGAACAGCAACGCCTTCCTAGGTGCTCTGCGTGGTGCCCAAAGCTGCatcttttatcttcacagcagccctaggaggtgtgtgtgtgtgtgggggggtggattggTTGGGTTCAGAGATTGTGAGCAttgtgcttcatggctgagtgtgggcTTGAACTCTGACCTCTTTGCTCTGAATCCATCACTCAAGTCACTGTATCGTAGGTGCAGAGCGGTTGTCCCAGGGACCTCCtctacaaagccctatgaagagagactgaaagaaatgggcatgtttagcttggagaagagaagattgaggggagacatgatagcactcttcaaagacttgaaaggttgtcacacagaggagggccaggatctcttctcgatcctcccagagtgcaggacacagaataacgggctcaagttaaaggaagccagattccagctggacatcaggaaaaacttcctgactgttagagcagtacgacaatggaatcagttgcctggggaggttgtgggctctcccacactagaggcattcaagaggcagctggacaaccatctgtcaaggatgcttaagggtggattcctgcattgagcagggggttggacttgatggccttgtaggccccttccaactctacgattctatgattctatggtttgttgttgggttaagaCTCTGGATTGTTTCTTCTTCAGCAGCCCAAGTTTGGATGTCATGTGCCTGCGTTGTTTGCTCGATTGGAAGCAAAACAGAAATGCCACGTGGCCAAGAGGCGGTCACTTGCATCGCCAACCCTCCACGGCTTGGTTAATTGAGCCATATTTAGTCGTTATACGTGCGAGCTAAGCCCTTGAGGGTTTAAAAGAGTTCGTGTGAAATACTGTTTGGCATAGCTTGATGCTTTGGaagctacatttttaaaatagaaaatcagTGAAGGAGAGGCaatctttgtttttattaatattaGCCTTTTTTCCCGCCCCACTGGAAGGTGCCACCCAATTCGGAAGTTTTTGACCTGCggaaggagagggaagaggaCGAAGATGGCGACGGAGAGAGTAGCAGTGAGGAGATAGTGGTATGTTTtcggggtggttttttttggtctGTCTTGTGAGCTCCAGCTGGCTCGAGTAAGCAAGCCAGGTCACATCCTATCTTGAGATACCTCCcccactaaggctgcaatcctatacaagcgtacttgggagtaaatgccattgaattcagtacttacttatttatttattatttatttatttattcagagtatttttatcccgcacctcagccaaaaggctctcggagcggcttacaatgtatcagtaaagaagacagtccctaccctcaggcttacattctaaaaaagatgacacacaaggaaaaagggatggggagggaagagggagaaaataaaaagaaattaaggagactgtttaggctggtgggaaggccctgctccgtcctctcatctcccaatggaggggcagatcaacagctccttcttccccgcaaggtgaagatgttagccctgggagggggggggtgtccaactgaagctggctctgatggtccctgcctgctccagtctccctcgcatcttacttctgagtaaacgtgcaaaGGACTGCACTTTTAGTCAGTTAAGCGGACTCATTACTTGATCTGATGTTGGTTGGGCAGATTTAATTTTTGATCCCGGATATGGGACCAAGCCTAAATTCAAATACACCTTTAGAATTATATTTTAGAATATGACTTTCTATTTATGACCTAATAGAATTTCAAATTTAAACTTGTATTCTGTGTGTGTGATTGAACTACTATTTTACTATTGTAGACTTTAGGTTGTTTTTATGGTAGTCAGTGTTTCATTTTTATGTGCAGCGCCCTGAAAACCCTTCCTTGGGATAAAGGTGTGatttatccatttttaaaataaataaaaaatatcacaAGAACCTGAGCTGTACTGGGTTGTGTCATTGGTCCTCCCAGACCAGAAGTGGGAATGACCTTTGGCCCTCTAATTGTTGTTGGGCTTGgaatcccatcagcctcagccaggatggccagtgttcagggatgatgggagttgtagtccaaaacatcttgagtgccaccagttccccacccttgatggaAACCAATGCAGACTATTTCGACTAGTAATAGCATTATATTCCTTCTGACTATTTTCCTCTCCAGTGCCATAAACTCGCTCGGTAAAGCTGTatagggctcagttcagacaacgtgttagtcaatgcagtgtgaaaactccactcaacggttgagtttctagggagtacgccccacacaacatgtcctaactccaccgttgtgtgactgtgggctaccgtggagttgagtaaaatccatcgtgacgtttgattggcagttcctccgccctctctcctcccctggtcctctcgatggtatcccatcagccattgctgcaaaataccaatcctggtggctctcctagagcggcactccctcctttcgccgctcttgccggggaactctgtagccaatgggaaaagtcaactcaacacaacagagaactccacggagccctccacacaacacgcaacacaacggttgtgcaggaactctgctCTGCACAGCATGAATATTCAGCggggagtgttttctaaaaacaacaacaaccctctaccgtggggtggagttttccctccagacaacacatttctcaacggtggcgtaaaaactccaccgttgattttcaaaaccaccgttgagaaacatgttgtctgaactgagcctagaagtgagatttgaactgtGTTCCCAGCTGAGATGTATCCTCTGTATATTTATGTGTTCTTTAAAGAGCAGAAAGGGTGCCACAGTACTGCATCTTatagcagtgagttccacagttctaagtattgtagaaaaaggTAGTTCCCTCTTCTTGTCTTTGAATCTGCTGCCTGTTGGTTTCATCTGTTTCCCTTATACGCCTCAcagcctttttttttctccttcctatTCTCCCGTAGGAAGCTGGAAGCATTGAAAGCAGGTAAGAACGGGGCCTTTCCATGAGAGTTGCCAAGGGAAACacctattttaaatttgtataggtctgattctcctccttttctgcaatgctgctgctgctgttgatccCAGaccttttgggtcagtgggcagaTTTGGAATGTTGAGGCAATATTGtggacactctcacaaaatggctgccatagggggTGGGCATAGCCAGTCACAAAGCACTCGTTTCCCAGAAGGCGTtaaccagtgtggcgtagtggctaaagtgttggactgggagccgggagatccaggttctagtcccccacacggccatggaagctcactgggtgactttgggccagtcacagactctcagcccaacctacctcacagggttgttgttgttgtgaggataaaatggagaggaggaggaggattacgtacgccaccttgggttccttgcaggaaaaaaggcgggaaataaatgcaataataaataaatgaggcagactggtgagactaaagaaaaagaaactcgCTCAGGAACCTAAATGGGGACTGGATTCCAAAAACACAaactttgaacccaaataaacatGGCGCTGGATGGCAGCATTTCGCTTTATAGCATACCAGActcctggtttttaaaaaaagtttttttaaaaaatttaaaatatatattaagaaaTCAGAAGGGTCGAGGAGCCAGGCAGctaccaagagaggtgtctgcaaGTACATCCATGGAGACTCTTgattttttttgtgaactgcccagagagcttcggctcttgggcgatatagaaatgaaatgaatgaatgaatgaattaaaccTCAAAGGGCAAAAATAAAGCGTACGAAATTTAGAACCGTTAACCTTGAGTAAACCCTTGTTTTAGGATGTCCCTTTAAACTATTTCCCTGCAGGTTCCCTTGTAAGGGGAAGGGGGCTTCCAAGTTGTAAGATGGAGCGGGGATTGGAGGGCATTGGCCAAGTCCCGGTCAATCAGGCCTGGCCACGCCCCTTCTCCTCAGGCCACGCCCCTTTGCTAGCCCTACTCCTGGTTACTCTATCCCACTTTGTCCTccaatgatagggtgaccctatgaaaaggaggacagggctcctgtatctttaacagttgcatagaaaagggcatttcagcaggtgtcatttgtatatatggagaacctggtgaaattccctcttcatcaccacagctaaagatgcaggagctatactagagtgaccagatttaaaagagggcagggcacctgcagctttaactggtgtgatgaagagggaatttcaccaggttttccatatatacaaatgacgcctgctgaaattcccttttcaatacaggagccctgtcctctgtttcatatggacaccctatccACTGACAAAGCTGaaagagggagccagtgtggtgtgagagccagtgtggtgtaatggctaaagtgttggactgggagccgggagatctgggttctagtccccacttggccatggaagctcactgggtgactttgagccagtcacaggccttagctagacctaaagtttgtcccggggtcgtccctgcctgctcccgggatatcctgtgtgtcatttacatgaacagggatgacccagggatgatcccgggataaaccttaggtctagctaaggctacagactctctcagcccgacctacctcacaagattgttgttggagaggaggaagaggaccatgtatgccgtcttgggttccttggaggaaaaaaagatgggatataaatgcaataataacaacaacaacaacaacaacaacaacctggggAAGGAGCATGCCTGGAATGCCGTGGGTTCCCACTCACCCCATCCCCATGTACCGAACAAAGAGTCGTATATGTAATCCTGCCCCCTGCGGAAATGCAGACCATGACAGGCTTGGAATGACAGAATGTGGATCTCAACTGGAAAAAAATGTCCCCCCTCTCTATTGGAAGAGATGGAAATAACATAATTCAGGCCTCGCTTTCCCTCTTCCATGCAAGCAAGATGCATCATGCCAAGGATTCGAACCCGGGACCCTCTGGCATCCTAAGCAAGGCTCCGGGTCACGCAAAAATGTCAGTTTCTGCTCTTAATTTGGAACCATTGACGCAATTCcttctctaatttctctctttctctatctttttttttattattattaaaccttCAGGGAAGACGAGGAGTCTCCGGCACAGAGATTAGAGGAAATAAGGCAGAGATACGGCGATTTATGTCAGAACAGCACCGCTTTTCAGGAGATGATGTTGAGGCTCAAAGGTGATTTCTGCTGCCATTGCtcttgtgtgtggggtggtggtggtgtaattCTTTAGGGGTATAAGACCAtaagaacaatttatttatttatttatttatttatttattgcatttttatactgcccaatagccgaagctctcagtgAGACCAAAGGTCTGGCTAGACCAAAAGCctggtcccaagacattttgctggctgaggcaGAGTAGCAAATggcaccccacacccacccaagtCAAGGGGCAGAGGATACAATGCCAGGACCGTGATTtgggcacatgaggcagaaaatctcacaagcgCCTTTCCTCATCTCTagcagtaaaaatgcaatattaagaacatcagaagggccctgctggatcagaccaagggtacatctagtccagcactctgttcacacagtggccaaccagctgtcgaccagggacccataagcaggacatgggtgcaacagcaccccgcacccatgttccccagcacctggtgcacacagtcttattgccttgaataccagagacagcacacaaccatcagggctagtagccatggagagcctcttccaggagtttatccaacccccttttaaagccatccagattggtggccatcactacatcttgtggtagtgagttccacagtttaactctgcgctgtgtgaagaagtccttccttttatctgtcctggatctcccaccaatcagtttcatgggatgacccctttgggttctagtattttgagagagggagaaaaatgtctccttatcacattctccacaccaggcataattttgtacacctttatcatgtctcccctcagcctccttttttccaaactaaacaattccagttgatgtaaccttccctcgtaggggagatgctccaaccccttcatcattttagttgcccttttctgcactttttccagctctataatattctttttcaggtgtggtgaccagaaccgtacacagtattccaagtgtggtcgcaccatagattggtataagggcagtacgatactggccgttttattctcaattcctttttttataatgcctaacatggagtttgtcttctatacagcggccgcacactgggtggacatttccatggagctgtccaccacaatcccaagatcactcaccgccagctcagatcccattaggttatacttgcagttggggttttttgccccaacgtgcgtcacctcacacttgcttacattgaaccgcatctgccatttggacgcccgctctcccagcgtggagagatccttttggagctcttcacaatccctttgtgttttaaccaccttaaataatttggtgttgtcggcaaacttggcctcttcactgctcactcctaattccagttcgtttatgaacaagttgaaaaggattggtcccaatTAACAAACCAAATAGTTAACCGTTTGCTGGCCTTTTAAATCTGCTGCCTGTggtggctgcttcactctgcctcatggcagggaCGGCCCTGTAGACCAGCACCCTTTGGAGCAAAGGTCATGGTTCCGTTGGTAGAGCACACGCAATACATGTggaaggtttgatccctggcactGAGGCTCATAAAACTGTTCACGTTGTGAAGAAGGCGGATAGAAATACATCAACCTCAATCCCTACTGCACACatagggactagaaccttgaCTCTGTATTCACAACCCGCTTAACCTCTGCCCTTACCTAGCGAGAACCTGTGTCCCTGCCCCTCGTTTTGAGTTCTCTCTTACCTTGGTTTTTCTTTCTGCAGCCGGCTGGATAGGCCAGAACAAAGAAGGGGAGCCGTCGCTGGTGAATTCGGAGCAGCTGCAGCTGAACCGGATGATGTGGGGCGGGGACGAGGTCAGCTTCCCCCGGGCGGGCGCCTCCGCCAGCCGCCCGCTGGACAGCCATGGGCCGATCTCCATCCCTTTCGGCGGGGGCTTCTTCGACTTCAGCGAGTTCGCCATCCAGCAGAGCTTCCTCCAGAAGAAGGGCCAGGAGATCTCCAAGAGTTTCGGGGCTGGCCTGAGCCCAGGCCCGCCGCTCGGGGGCCCGGAGAAGCCCCCGTCCCCGGCggagaagccctacaagtgcAACGAGTGCGGCAAGAGCTTTGGCAAGCGGTCAACCCTGACCACGCACGGCCGcacccacacgggcgagaagcccttcAAGTGCTCCCACTGCGACAAGCGCTTCAGCCAGAGCTCCCACCTCCAGCTGCACGAGCggacccacacgggcgagaagccctacaagTGCCTGCTGTGCGAGAAGCGCTACAACCAGCGCTCCAGCCTCATCATCCACGGGCGCagccacacgggcgagaagccctacgcCTGCTTGGAGTGCGGCAAGAGCTTCAGCCAGAAGGCCACCCTGGTCCTCCACGAGCGCAGCCACCGGGGGGAGAAACCCTACAAGTGCCTGGAGTGCGGCAAGGGCTTCAGCCTGAGCGCCGACCTCATCCGCCACCAGAgcatccacaccggggagaagccctacaccTGCTCGGAGTGCGGCAAGAGCTTCAGCCAGAACTCCCACCTCATGGCCCACATCCggacccacacgggcgagaagccccaCAAGTGCCTGGAGTGCGGCCGGGGCTTCAACTGGAGCTCGGAGCTGATCGCCCACGAGCGcacccacacgggcgagaagccctacgcCTGCCTGTACTGCGAGAAGAGCTTCAGCGTGCGCTCCAGCCTCAGCAAGCACGAGCggacccacacgggcgagaagccctacgtCTGCCTGCAGTGCGGCAAGGGCTTCATCCAGCGCTCCAGCCTGGTGGCCCACGAGCGCTCCCACACGGGCGAGCGGCCCTACATGTGCCTGGACTGCGGCAAGTGCTTCCGCGAGAGCTCCCAGCTCATCGCCCACGAGCGCACCCACACCAACGAGAAGCCCTACGTCTGCGCCAACTGCAGCAGCTGCTTCAAGACCAAGGCGGCCCTCATCCGCCACCAGCGCAGCCACCTGGGCCTGAACTCTTTCATCTGCGCCGACTGCGGAAAGATTTTCTCCTCCGGCGCCCAGAGCCCCGAGAAGTGCCCCGAGTGCGTGAACCTCGGCCTGATGTCGGACCTCTCGCAGGCGTCGGAAGAGGCCTACGCGGAAGCCGAGGCCGAAGGAGAAAGCGTGGAGATGAAGATGTGATGgggccctgccttcttttcccctctctctctgctccgCACCCCGGTTGGAGCTTGCGCCCTTTTTGGAATGAGACAACAGGGCCGTTGTTTTGCCGCTAAAGGAAACGGCAGCAGGCATAAATaccagggctgtgcaagcctcaggctTCGGATTCAGAAATCCGAGTcgcggaggccattttatggcgggtccgccattttcttgcacagccctaggccctccccatacagcctacaactcccagcatgcagtgcctggtgggGGCTGTACTTGCCAGGGCCCAGGAGCAGAGGGAATACAGGAAGTAGCTGCTGCCATCGCCAGGTCTTCTGTGCGATTGGTTGCTGCTGCCTCAATCTGGAAGTCTCCACTGACCCTGGAGAAGTTTGAAGCAGGCAGCCGTAGCGGTGCCTGCAGAAGTCACGTGGACCCCTCCAGGGTCAGTGGAGATCGCCCGGGTTCAGGCCTCTCAGgcactggatgctgggagttgcaggctgtATGGGGGCAGgggctagggctgtgcaagaaaacGGCGGATCCGCCATGAAACGGCCTCCGTGATTCGGATTTCCGAAGCTGAGGCccgaagcttgcacagccctaataaataccTCTTCAAAGCGAGTTGCAGATTAGGTTATGtgagaagtggtacagtcctctctctccccttccataTTGGCTGCCTgcttccttgccccccccccccccgctattttCTACATCTCTATCAGGGCTGTCTAAATggtttggcctacagttcccatctgccctggtcagcatagccaatggggaggggaTCATGGAGATTGTAGGCCAAATCACCTACAATCCACTGCTccttacatctctctctctttcttttctttctctatgggcccgttcagaagacaccttaaaccacgtctttaaccacagcaaataaggctttttgctttattcaccgtagtcaaagccgtggtttaaagtgtcttctgaacacagcctgggcTTAACCatgtttaaagccgtggtttaaagtgtcttctgaacacagcctggcttctgGCTTAAAtgtggttaaaaccgtggtttaaagtgttttctgaacagggcctctctctctctctcccccccccaacccctatGTTTCTCTCTCTTCCGCCTCCTCCATGCTGTTTTTGGCAAGGTGGCGAAAGGGGGAGATGTGAGGCTGTTGCCTAGCAACAGGCGGCCATATTCTCCTTCTGTTCCCCAGTAGCCAGGAAGCAGGAAAAGGCCGGTGCAGTGCCTGGAAGCTGG
This window of the Elgaria multicarinata webbii isolate HBS135686 ecotype San Diego chromosome 3, rElgMul1.1.pri, whole genome shotgun sequence genome carries:
- the LOC134396171 gene encoding zinc finger protein ZFP2-like: MEAGLEKAAEEKIQESSEEHRTDPIKESNEVKPGEPRESEEMVVEDHEDGEALAMADCSSGLTGRLAATCQATKKLPGSPQEDEELEEGPADPPKTDAEGAKTEEDSSSEELLIEDTKEEERETTDEVPPNSEVFDLRKEREEDEDGDGESSSEEIVEAGSIESREDEESPAQRLEEIRQRYGDLCQNSTAFQEMMLRLKAGWIGQNKEGEPSLVNSEQLQLNRMMWGGDEVSFPRAGASASRPLDSHGPISIPFGGGFFDFSEFAIQQSFLQKKGQEISKSFGAGLSPGPPLGGPEKPPSPAEKPYKCNECGKSFGKRSTLTTHGRTHTGEKPFKCSHCDKRFSQSSHLQLHERTHTGEKPYKCLLCEKRYNQRSSLIIHGRSHTGEKPYACLECGKSFSQKATLVLHERSHRGEKPYKCLECGKGFSLSADLIRHQSIHTGEKPYTCSECGKSFSQNSHLMAHIRTHTGEKPHKCLECGRGFNWSSELIAHERTHTGEKPYACLYCEKSFSVRSSLSKHERTHTGEKPYVCLQCGKGFIQRSSLVAHERSHTGERPYMCLDCGKCFRESSQLIAHERTHTNEKPYVCANCSSCFKTKAALIRHQRSHLGLNSFICADCGKIFSSGAQSPEKCPECVNLGLMSDLSQASEEAYAEAEAEGESVEMKM